The Deinococcus reticulitermitis sequence GGACCGCTTGCGGTGGCGTCGGGCGGGCCTGGGCCGGCGCCGGCCGCGCCGCACTGGAGCGGGGCGCCGCCGCGTGACCCTGACCCGGCACCGCGTAGCGGTCCTGACGCTTGCCGCCCCGGAAGATGGCAAGGCTGACATATTCGATGTCGCCGTCAGCCTTTTCCCGGACGTGGGGCGGATCGCTGACCTTGGCGCCGCGGCTGTACTTGATCGCGGCCGGCAGCTTGAGCTTGCGGCTGTCCACGGCCTCGAGTTCGCGTCGGCGGTAGGCGTGCCCCCGGTGAATGACGAGATCCTCCCCGTCCGGGCTCGTCCACTTGCGCGCCCCGATCAGGGACCAGTCAAAATCCGGTTCATTGTCGAGCGGAAACTGGTAGCCCCCACTCGGAATCTCGCCGCTCGTCCAGCCGAGCCGGCCATAGTGACGCTGCACTTCGAGTAACCGTCCCTCGTTCTCCACGTCCACGCTGACCCGCGCGCCCAGATCAGTCAAAAACTCGATTTTCAGCATCAGCCCTCCTCCTTACGTAAATAAC is a genomic window containing:
- a CDS encoding single-stranded DNA-binding protein, with the protein product MLKIEFLTDLGARVSVDVENEGRLLEVQRHYGRLGWTSGEIPSGGYQFPLDNEPDFDWSLIGARKWTSPDGEDLVIHRGHAYRRRELEAVDSRKLKLPAAIKYSRGAKVSDPPHVREKADGDIEYVSLAIFRGGKRQDRYAVPGQGHAAAPRSSAARPAPAQARPTPPQAVQARPAPAPRPEAPDDADSGIPF